CGCCCCAGCGGGCCGGCCGTCCGGATCGAGTGGACACAGATACGCGCCCCCCTCGCCCGATTCCGCCACCGCCCACCTCACATCCTCGAGTCTGGCACCAGTGTCCGACACCATCGGCAGCGCTTCGTCGCGTCGCCGGGCTGTTTCACCGGATCTCACCGCATGCCGACGGTCCAACCCTCGTCGGCCAGGCCCGACAGAATCGGCAACCGATGATTCCATCGGTTCGACGAGCTGGACGTGGACCCCGGCGCGGGACGGGGTATGTCCGGTCCCGGGCATACCCCGTCCGCTTTTCGAGGCTCAGTGCGGTTTCGCTCCAGCGCGCTGTCGGCCCGGCTCGGCCTTGGGCCGGTCAGCCGAGCGTGCGGGTGAGGAAGTCGCGGATCAGTGCGGCGATCTCGGTGCCGTGCGTTTCCAGGGCGAAGTGGCCCGTGTTCAGCAGGTGCAGTTCGGCGTCCGGCAGATCGCGCAGGTAGGCGCGCGCGCCGTCGGCTCCGAAGATCTCATCGTGCTCGCCCCAGGTGATCAGGGCGGGAGGCCGGTGCTCAGCGAAGTACTTCTGGAACTCGGGGTAGCGATCGAGGTTCAGTTTGTAGTCGGCGAAGAGCTGGAGTTGGATCTCCTTGTTGCCTGGCCGGTCCAGGTAGTGCTGATCCAAGGTCCAGGTGTCGGGGCTGATCCGCGTCCGCCGGTCGGCCGGGACGCCGTGGGTGTACTGCCATTTCGTGGCGTCGAGTTCGAGCAGCTTACGCACCTCGGGCTCATGTGCCGCCCGGTCGTTGGCATGTGCGAACAGCACCTCCCAGAAGGGGGTGAAGCCCTCCAGGTATGCGTTGCCGCTCTGGGTGATGATCGCGGTGACACGGTCCGGATTGCGGGAGGCGATGCGCAACCCGATCGGTGCACCGTAATCCTGGATGTAGAGGGCGAACCGCTGCACGCCCAAGACGTCCAACAGTTCCGAGGTGACCTCGGTGAGCTTCTCGAAGCTGTAGTCGAAGGCGAGCACGGACGGCATGGCCGACTGCCCGAACCCGATATGGTCCGGCGCGATCAGGTGATAGTCCGCGGCCAGCTCCGGCAGCAGATTGCGGAACATCGCCGAACTCGTCGGAAAGCCGTGCAGCAGCACAAGCGTCGGCTTGCTCGGATCTCCCGCCTCCCGGTAGAAGACCGGCAGCCCTTGGACCTCGACGGTGTTGTGACGCACTGCGTTCATCGTGTTTCTCCTGGTCGTGTTCATCGAACGGACACTCGGGGTCGGTCGTGGCAGCGGATGTCGCCGACCCGGCTTCGCGCCTCATGTCCCTCCTATAACCCTTCAAACATCTTTCAGTGGTTAAGGGTGTCCGCATAAATCTAACCTGTCAATGTGACATAGATGGTTATCTATAGGGGAATATCCTCAGCGCCGCACAGCAACCTCCCCGGGAGCCCAAGCCCGCACCATGCGTTAGCTAGTGCATGGGCTACCCGCGCGTGACACCGGCTACTGTGTCCTTTGTTCCGGAGATCTCGTCCATCAGCATCCGCAACGTGAGTGAGTGCTTCTCGGGCGGAAGCGCGTCCAACGCATTACGCGCCGCTCGGACACCCTCGGCTCGATCACCGGCTCTCACCAGCATCAGACCCCGATGCATCTCCAGATGTGTTGCGAAGCGCGGCAGTTCGGCCGGAAGTTCTCTTCGCGCTTGCTCTTGCGCTGCCACCGCCGATCTCTCATCTCCGACCCGTGCGGCCAGCAAGGAGAGGAACACGTTCATGCGCCACCACGGGTGGTCCCCCTTTGCGCCACAGGGAAGCACCCACGTGCCGGGGCACCCGAAAGGGGGAAGGCTGCGCGAACGGGACTCCGCATCGGTATGCCCAACCGACCTCGCCGCCAGCCTTCCCCCGATCCGCCTCAAACACACTGAGCGACAAAACGATCGCTATCCGCGTGACTACCTTTCGCGGAAGGTCCGCCTATGCACACTCCCAGTACGAAGCGGGGTATGTGATGACATCCCCGCAACCGAACGAGCCGGATGTGCACCTGGTTGTGCGGCTGCGCGGCTACCACCTGCACTATGCGGCATGCCTCACTGCCGCTTTGATCTTCGTCCAGGACGAAGGGGTACGGCACCGCACAGACGGGGTTTCGGTGGCTGGTGACGCATCCGACCGCCTACCGAGATTGCCTGGTGAACGGCTGTATGTAGAGCGATGATGATTCCGGAGGACATCCCACGATCGCGACATGCCGCCTGTGGCCGTCGTCCGGGGGCGCGAAACTGTAGTGCTTCGATCATGACGAGAAGGAGGTAGACGTGGGGAATGACGAGCAGATAATCATGGATCTCGGCGTACCCGTCGAGCAGACTAAGTGGGGTATATGGGTTGCCCCTGACCGGCATGCGGCACAGGTGCGGAAATTTCTCGATCGCGCCGGATTGCCTGCATTGCCGCAAGAACCATGGGACTTCGAATCGGACGAAGCAGACCAGATCAGCGATAAGATCGCGGAGCTGTTTCCGGATGTGAAGGCTGTAACGCTCCCCGAAAATGCAGACAACGTCGATCAACTGGTGTGCTTCATCGGAGAATGGTTCATCCGGTATCTCGATGCGCGATGGCTCGACCTGGCCGATATGCCGCCCGGCTACAACGACTGCGAAGATTTCTCCATATACGACGACATCAAGCCGGGTATAGCTTTCAAATTTCAAGGCTGGAAGACCTGCACCGCAGAACTGCTTGTGTACTTCGTTGTAGAACATGAGTTCATAGACATAATCGAACTGGTGTCCGTTGCGTTCTGGAGACTGCGTAAGGGCAGCACCCCATTGTTCTCCGAGTTGAGCACCAACTTCTCGGGCCATCCTCCTTTCATGTGACCCGCACATTGATATTTGCTTCGTAAGTTCGGGGGCGGGATTGCCTGGTGACGGCTATGACAGTGATCGCAACGGATTCGATAACAATGAACGGGGGCGAATCTTCGAGAATGGTGCCGATCGATTCTTCCGCGACCGGGAGAATGGGTACGTCATCCACTCTCGAACTTACGAAGTCGGGAAAGATCGGATTCAATTCGACAAGATCAAGGAAGATCGCGGTGTCACCTACACCATCGAAGAAAAGTCGGGCAGAATCCGGGGAGAGAAAGACGAAAAGCAACTCAGAGCGGTGCGAGAGCTTCTTGATAAGAATAAGAACCACCAGCATGTATTGCGATCCGTGCAAGGTGAGTCGATATCGAAGGAAGCGCAGGAACTCATCGTCGGATTGCTTCGAGACTTCCCGGATCAGTTCACACACCAAGTCATAGCGCGAGCCGATGCCCGCGAGATTTGGGCGCGAGGGCGCGCGTTGGAGCAGGGCCAACAACTCGAATTGCCCGGCGTCGGCGAAAAGGCTCGTCAGCAGCGACAGCAGGAGAAGGCGAAGCGGCAGGAGAAGATCGCAGAGCTGGCGAAGGCACGCGACCGAGCCGAGAAGTTCCGGAAGATGCAGAAATTCCGGGAAGCCGTCGCGCGTGGCCGGGCAGATGCGCCACAGAAGATCCAACGCGAATGGCAGGTCCGAGCAGAGGCCGAGGGAGCCAGGCAAGCACACCAGACGCCGGAAACCGAACGGGCGCGGATCGAACGAGAGGCCGCCGAACGGGTGGCGCGGGAATTCCCGGTGCCCAGCCAGTATCAGGAACGCGAAACCGCCGACACCGGGGAACAAGCGGCCCGCGCAGCGGCCGAGAAGGAGCGAGAGGCCGCGATCAAAGTGCAGGACCAGGCGCGGGACGCCGCGTTCAAGGAGTTGGACGAGAAAGGGCGTCTGTCCGAGGTGGAAAGACTCGTGTGGTTGGGCCAGGCGACCCACCCGCAAGCGGCCGTGCGAGAGCTGCCTGGTCATGCGCCGAGCGTTGAGCGTGGCGGCACCGGACAAGGACAAGGCCGCTCACGGGGAGTAGCCCGCGACCGATGACCGCCCGCGCTCGTTCCCAGTGCGGTCGGCCCCTCATTAGTGATGCGGTTCGCGTCGCGCGGCGGACCGACGCGGGCAGGGACCAGCCCGGACAACAGGATCGGCAGCGGTGGAGCACGCACTCGACAACGGGCTGCTGCCGCAACAGCTGGCTCACCTGTCGGCTCACACCGCCGAGGAAGCCCGGCATCGGGTAGCCGCTCCCGATGCCGGGCCTGGAATCACTTCTGCGGAGTGGGCATGGGCGAGTTGATCGTGGAGAAGTACATGATCGCCGCCCCGATGGCGACCGGGGCGGTCACCAGGATCTGGCCCGCTACCGTGCCGAGGGCGCCGACGGCGACGATGCCGCCGAGGCAGCCGACGGCGGCGGCCGGGATGAACGGGCCGAACATGCCGACGATGGTGGCGGCGGCGACGGTGGCTCCAGCGATGCCGCCGAGGACGCAGCCCACCGCCGCGCCGCCGATGCCGCCGACCAGGGTGCCGATGGTGGCGCCCATGGAGAGGGTGCTGGTCATCCGGGACCAAGCGGCCTGTTCACGGTCGTACTCCGTCTTCCATGGCGCCTTGTCCTCGAACGGCAGGGCGACCGGCTTGTAGGTCGCGTGCGCCAGGTCGAACTGCGGGGTCAGCGTCGCGGTGCGCTCGGAGATCTCCGCGGTGATGGGGAATTCGAACTCGTCGACCAGGAAGGTCAGCGGCGTGCCCGCGACGACGGTGCCGTCGGCGGCCTTGATCTTCAGCACCTGGTCCTCGACCACCAGCGAACCGGAATCGATCGTGATGATGCTGGCGGTGTCGGTGGCGTGGGCGGTGAAACCGATGGCCTCGGCGGCCTCCGTGGACGTGGCTTCGACGGACGTGCTGTCCGCCGTAGCGACTTCGGGAGCGGCGGAACTCGTGCCCGCGGCGATGCTCACGGCAGCGGTGGTGATCGCGGCGGCCAGGGCTAGTTTCGTGATCTGCATGGAGAATCCTTGGTTTTCGAGGCATGGCGGAGCGACGGCCATACCAGTGACGTTCGGTAGGTCGTGGAAGTAACGGGCCTTCGCCCGTGGATGTGTGGTTAAGCGGCCGCGCGGAACCGTCCGGCGAGCCCGAGCAGCGCGTCGATCGCGAGGAAGACGAGCAGACTCACCCCGACCAGCGGGACGAACCAGCCCACCACCAGCGCGGCGGCCACCAGCGGCACGACCAGCCACAGCGAGGTCTTACGCAACGCGCCGCGCCGGGGAGCCCGGCCGAGAACGAACCGGCCCGCGTCCCGGGTGGGTCGCCTGCGCCACCACATGAGGTAGCCGCGCACGATCACGGTGATCAGGCCGATCATCGCCGCGAGCAGCAGCAACTGGTTGAGCAGCCCGAACATCAGGCCCATGTGGAACTGGATGCCCCAGTTGGTGAGCTTGGCCATCAGCGGCCAGTCGGCGTAGGCGAGCCGGTCGGTGACCGCGCCGGTCGCACCGTCGACGGCGACGGAGTCGACGGTGTAGGTGCCGGGCATCCGGCGTTCCTTCACCGCGAATGCTGTGCCCGGCGCGGCCGGGACGGCGATCTCCGCCGCTTGCGTGATGCCTTCGGCACGGGCGGTCGCATACACCCGATCCAACTGGGCGATCCGGTCGGCCGGGTCCGCGGGCGCGTGCTCCGTATGGCCGCCGCCATGGTGATCGGAACTCGAATCGTGGCTCGGGGCAGCGGTTCCGGGCAGGGCTGTGCTGACCGCCGGTGTGGTCCAGCTCAGTTGCTCACGCAATGCGGTGATGTTCTCGCCCGCGTAGGTCGACCAGGTCACGCCGGTGGCCGACAGCAGCAGCACCAGGGGAAGCACCCACATACCGACCGCGCCGTGCCAGTTCAGGGTGCGGCCCCGCGCGCGCTGCGACCGATCGGCCGCCCACAGCCAGCCCCAGCCGTTGCGGCCCCGGCGGCTGCGCACCCGGCGCACCCAGATCACGAGTCCGGCCAGCGCGACGATCCACAGCCAGGACGCGGCGAGTTCGCTGTAGAGCCGGCCGGGCTCGCCCAGGTGCAGATCCCGGTGCAACCGATCGATCCAAGTGCGCATCGGCAGCGCCCCCGAGCTGCCGTACACGACGGCATCGCCCACCGGCTGCGCGGTGTACGGGTTCACGAACACCGCCAGCCGCTCGGATTCGCCCAGCGACGGGTCGATGAACAGCACCCGGGTGGTGTCTTCGGCGCCCGCGGCCGGGGCGACGGCGACGAGCGGCAGGTCCGGGCGGGTGGCGACGGCCGCGCCGACCTGCTCCGACAGCGGCTTCGGCGTTCCGCTCTGCGTGACCGTCAACAGGTCACGCGACGCGATCGACTCCAACGTCGGCGAGATCGCGTAGAGCGCGCCGGTGACGGCCGCTATGAGGATGAACGGCCCCACGAACACTCCGGCGTAGAAGTGCAGCCGCATGGCCAGCGCGTACAGGCTGTTCCGCGCGGTGGTCCGGCGTGGGCCGGGGGAGTCCGACGGCTCCGATAAGTCGGCGTCGGGAATGGTTTCTGTTGTACTCACGGTCGTTTCGTTTCTGACGGCGGAAACCCGGATGGGGCACAAACCACGTCCCGAAGGGCACGGGCGACAAGCACCTACCTCGCGCGGGAACGTTCGCCACGGAGCGTCGACCGTCCCCGTCACGAAGGCGATCACACCGCCGAAGGATGGGTTTGCGACCCGGACGACGGCGTCGCGTCGGCACGCTCAGGCGTGGGCACGAGAGTGCGCGGCGACACCGCGCTGCACGGAAAACCGTGACGCTGAGCGACAACTCACGCCACAGCGCGGGTGCACCGGGTGTAGGAAGAATTCAGAGAACGACCGCGAGAGGCGGGGCCCGGGTGCGCAGCGCCTCGGCGGCGAACACACGGAGGACGACCCGGTCGCGGTGGAGCGTTCGCAGGGGAGCGCGGTCCGCGACTACGGGCGGGGTGTGCCGCAGCGGGAGCACGCGGTGCAGCACCGCGGTTCCGATCCGGTACGCGGCTTCCGCGCCGCGGATCACGACGGCCGCCGCGAACGCGGCGCACACGTGCGCGACGAGCATGGCCGGAGTCAGCTGGGCGTCACCGTGATGCAGGTGTCCCGAGCCGATCCCCATGGTGAAGTGCCCGAGCAGCTGCCCGGCGACCAGCGCCGCGACCAGCCCGGACGACGTCTTGCGCAGCGGAGCCAGACCCGACACCGACGCGCCGAGCACGGCGGACGCGGCGGCCAGCAGCGCCAGCGCGGTGGTGTCCGGCAGCATGCCGCCGGAGGCCCAGCCGTGCGCCGCGACGGAAATAGCCCCCGAGATCGCACCGGCCGAGCCACCGCGCACCCGCGCGACGGCGCCGCGACGTCCCGCGGCAGACCGGTCGAACTCGTAACTCACCCGCTGATGATAGCGGACCGATTGCACGGGTCCGACCGCATCGGCTCGCACCGAAGCCGCAGCTTCGGACCGGAATTCACTTCGGCCTCCCGGGGCGGGCGGCAGGCGCACCGCCCGGCAGGCCCGGGACGCGAACCGCTCAGCCCGCGTCGATCTCCATCTCGATCAGCGGCTTGCGCAGCAGCTTGCCGGTCGCGTTGCGCGGCAGCTCGTCCAGGAAGATCACCTCGCGCGGGACCTTGTAGCGGGCGAGGTTCGCCTTGACGTAGTCCTTGATCTCCTGCGGGTCGCGCTTGCACTCGGGACCGGGCACCACGAACGCGCGCAGCCGCTTGCCGTACTCACGGTCGTCCACGCCGACGACAGCGGCTTCGAAGATGTCGTCGCGGCCGGCGATGAGGTTCTCCACCTCGAGCGGGAAGACGTTCTCGCCGCCGGAGACGATCATGTCGTCGTCGCGGCCGTCGATGTAGAGCAGGCCGTCGGCGTCGAAATGCCCCACGTCGCCGCTGGACATCATGCCGTCGACCATTTCCTTGGTGCGGCCGTCGGTGTAGCCGGTGAAGGCGAAACCGTTGTCCACGAAGATGGTTCCGGTGACGTTCGGCTCGGTGATCGGCTTGCGGTTCTCGTCCAGCAGCACGATCCGGATGCCGACCGGAGCCTTGCCCGCGGTGGTCGGGGCCTTGCGCAGATCCTCGGGGGTCGCCACGGTCATCACGGCGCACTCGGTGGAGCCGTAGAGGTTGTAAAGGCTGTCGTTGAAGTGATCCAGCGTGCGGGTCACCACGTCGGGCGCGATGGCCGAGCCCGCCGCGAAGATCACCTTGATGCTGCTGACGTCGTACTTCGCCAGCACGTCCGCGTCCAGGTCGAGGATGCGTTGCAGCATGGTCGGGACGACCACCAGGGAATCCGCCCGGTACTTCTGGATGTTCGCCAGCGTCTGCTCGGGGTTGAACCGGCGCTGCTGGAAGACCACCCGGTTGCCCAGCGCGAGACCGAGGGTGAACTGCGACAGGCCGGTGCCGTGGAAGATCGGCGCGGCCATGATCATGGTGCCGTTGTTGGGCAGCGGCACCCGGTCGATGAACTGGGCCGAGGCGAAGGGGCTCACCCGGTCGCGCGGGGCGCCCTTCGGGGTGCCGGTGGTGCCGCTGGTCAGGATGACGATGCCGCCCGGCTTGGCCGGGGCGGGCAGCGCGGCGCCGGACTGTCCGCTGATCAGCGAGTCGACGGTCGGGATCGCGGGATCGGCGCCGTCCTTCTCGTCCACCCAGGTGAGAATGCGCGGAATCGCGGCGGGGATGGCGCTCATCAAGTCGATGAACTCGCTGTCGTGCAGCACCGCCTTGACGTTCTCCCGCTCGGCCACGTCGGCGAACTGCGGCTTGGCGAACCCGGTGTTCATCAGCACCCCGCGCACGCCGAGCTTGCCCGTGGCCAGCAGGCTCAGCACCATGCCGCGATGATCGCGGGCCAGGATCGCCACCACATCACCGGGATCGACGCCACTGCTCTGCAAGCCCCGCGCCAGAGCGTTGGACTGCTCGTTGAGCTGGCCGAAGGTCAACTCCCCGCGTTCGTCGACGATCGCCACGGCGTGCGGCCTGGTCTGCGCGGCGTGCATGACGACACCCGCGAACGGGCCGAACTTCAAGATATTGAAGGCGGACCGTGCCGCATGGTCGGGCCGCAGCGGATTGAACAGCCGCCGCTTGACCATCACGTTCACGCCAAGGGCCAGATCGCCCGCCTTGCGGGCGGTACCGCCCAGCGCGGGGAGGGAAAGAGACATCGACGACAACCTTCCGGCGGTGTCACCCGGTGATCCTCCGGGTGGTGCGGACCGCAATTCGATATACCCAGTGCTGGTGCTAACACTAGCAAGCGTGTGTAACTGGTTGTGTCACGTATCTCATCGGGTCCATACCCGCTGGTAATGGGCCGGGCACGAGGGCCCGGCCCGCCGTCGATCAGGCCTTGACCTCGTACTCCACCAGCACGCGGCGCAGCAGTTTGCCGGTCGCGTTGCGCGGCAGGTCGTCGAGGAAGACCACCTCGCGCGGCACCTTGTAGCGCGCCAGGTTGTTCTTCACGTACGCCTTGAGCTCCTCGCCGTCGGGCGAGTGACCCGGCTCCGGAACGACGAAGGCGCGCAGGCGCTTACCGAATTCCACGTCGTCCACGCCGACAACCGCCACGTCGAAGACGTCGGGCCGCTCCAGCAGCAGGTTCTCCACCTCTTGCGGGAAGACGTTCTCGCCGCCGGACACGATCATGTCGTCATCGCGGCCGTCCACCATGAGCAGGCCGTTCTCGTCGAAGTGGCCGACGTCGCCGCTGGACATGTAGCCGTCGATGATCTGCTTGTGCCTGCCGTCGGTGTAGCCCTCGAACGGCGCGCCGCTGCGGATGAAGATGCGCCCGGTGGTGTTGATCGCGGTGACGCGCTGGTCGTTCTCGTCGTAGAGCCGCACTTCGCAGGTGATCGGCGCGCGCCCGACGGTGCCGGGCGCGAGCGCGAGGTCCTCCGGGTTCGCCACGGTCGCGACGGCGCATTCGGTGGAGCCGTAGAGGTTGTAGAGCACCGGGCCGAACGCCTCGGTGGCCTTGATCGTCAGCTCCGGCGACAGCGCCGAACCGGCCAGCACGATCGCCTTCAGGGAGGACGTGTCGTACTTCGCCCGGATCGCCGGATCCAGCTCGACCATCCGGTGCAGCATCGTGGGCACCGCCACCAGCATGTCGGCCTTGTGCTCGGCCACCAGCGCGAGCGTCGCCTCGGCGTCGAACCGGCGGCGCACCACCACCTTGTTGGACAGGGCCGCGCCGACCAGCCAGGTGGCCAGGCCGGTGCTGTGGAAGATCGGCGAGACGATCACCTGGGTGCCGCGCCGCGGGAAGGGGATCCGGTCGACCATCTGCGCCGTCGACAGCGGAGTGACCTTGGTGCGCGGGGCGCCCTTGGGCAGGCCGGTGGTGCCGCTGGTCAGGATGATGAAGCCACCCGGCTTGCTCGGCGCGGGCAGCGGCTCGGTGGAGTTCGCGGCGACCAGGTCGTCGAGCGTCTGCGCGCCCTCGGGCAGCGCGGTCCCCTCGTCGACCCAGGTGAGGTAGCGCGGCAGGTCGGTGGGCAGCGCGTCGAGCAGGCCGAGGAACTCGCTGTCGTGCAGCACCGCCTTGACCTTCTCGCGCTGGCACACCTCGGCGAACTGCGGTTTGGCGAACCCGGTGTTCATCAGCGCCACTCGCACGCCGAGCTTGCCCGCGGCGGCCATGGCGATGATCAGCCCGCGGTGGTCGCGCGCCAGCAACCCGATCACCTGGCCTTCGGTGATGCCCGCCGCTTGCAGGCCGCGCGCGACGGCCGTCGACCGGTCGTCCAGTTCGCGGTAGGTCAGCTCGCCCGCCTCGTCCACGATGCCCGGAGCGTCCGGCGCCACGCGCGCGGAGTGCCGGATCAGGGTCGCCTGGGGGCCGAGGATGCGCGACTCCTTCATCGTCCGCAGCGTCTCCAGCGGCTTCTTGGGGTCGGTGACACCCCGGCTGCGCAGCACCCCTAGCGCCTTGACGGCCTCCAGCGTGTGGGCCAAGTTCATGTCGAATTACCTCCACAAAACCCTCGCGTCGGTCCTCGACCTAGCGAACCGGTACGGCGTGTTGACTTGCCACCGTAGCAGTGCGGAGTGTGACAGGTCACAGTTGAAACGGACAAATCAGTCTCGGTTCGGTTGCGTCCGCCCCAGGTCGAGACCGTCCGCGGGCCGATTCCGGCCTTTCCGCTCTCGGCTACCGGTCGGTAGGGTTATCCTCGCAGCGTCTCGAGACCGCTCGAAGGGAGACGCGGCCGATGTCCGATCCGAAGGACCGTGCACCGTTCATCGACATTCCCGGCGATCTGCCCGGCATCCGGGGTTTGTTCGCTTTCAAGCCCGAAACCGGAGCCGCGCTCAGCGAATTCGCGCAGACCCTGTTGCGCGGGACTTCTCCACTGACGCCGGGGGAGCGCGAGACGATAGCCGCCTACGTCTCCTCGCGCAACGAAACGTATTTCTGCACGCAGTCGCACGCGGCGACCGCGGCGGTGCTGGTGGACGGCGGCCGCGACGTGATCGACGCCGTCATCGAGGACGTGGAGTCCGCCGCGATCGAGCCGAAACTGCGTGCGTTGCTGCGCATCGCGGACAAGGTGCGCCGGTCGGGGCTCGAAGTGACCGCCGAGGACGTCGAGGACGCACGTGCCGCGGGCGCCAAGGACGAGGACATCCACGACGCCGTCCTCGTCGCCGCGGCGTTCTGCATGTTCAACCGCTATGTGGACGGCCTGGCGACGGTCGCGCCCCGGGAGCGGGCGACGTACGAGCAGATCGGTGGCATGCTCGCCACCGCGGGATACGTGGCCGCCGGCGTGCCCCCCGAATCAGCGCCGGGCGCTGGCCAGAGCGACCAGTAGCGGAACCACCCTGGCGGCGGGAACCTCGAACCGGCCGCGGCCCGCGGTGTGCAGCCAGCCCACCGCGGCCAGCTGGCGCAGGTGGTGATAGATCTGGCCGGAGCTGCCGACACCGTCCACCCCGGCCAGCTCGGCCGCGGTCCTGCGCCCGCCCATGATCTCGCGCAGCAGCCGCAACCGGACGGACTTCCCAGCGCCGCAAGGCATTCCGCGGTCTCGGCCCAGTCGTCCTCGATGAGGTCGCCGGTGGTGAACCGGGCCTGCCACTCGCGCTGCTGGTCGTTGGGCAAGCGGACCGACCCGGCGAAGACGACGCCGCCGTTGGGCTCGTCGGCCGCCGCGAACTCCTCCCGCAGGCGCTCGACCGCCCACTCGTCGGTGCCCGGCGGGAGACTCTCGGGCCGTAGGTTCTCTTCGAGCGCGCTGAGCCGCCGCTCCAACTCGGCGACTCGGTCTTCCAGACTCACGAATCCCCAAGCTACGGAACTACGTAATGTCCGACAAACCGACGGCTCCGGCTCCGTGGCGGCGGGAGCCGGAGCCGCCGCCCTCAGTTGTAGACCGCGCCGAACGACGGCACCGAGATGGTGCCGAGCCGGTAGGCGTACCCGTCCGGGTTCTCGTCGCTGACGGGCACCGACCAGCGGTGCCACAGCGACCCGTACACGGCGGCGACCACCGGGCCCGCGCCGGTGTCCAGGGCGCGTGTGCGAATGGTGGTGTCCACCGGAACGTCGTTGTGCTCGTAGAGCAGCTCGGTGCCACTGCGCCCATTGGCCAGGTTGATCCAGAGCACCTCGAGCTTCGCGCCGCCCTGGTTGGGCGAGATGGTGCCCGGCCCGCCGAAGAACCCGAGGCGGAATCCGTCCATGCCCAGGGCGATTCCGGACCCGTACACGCCCGGGCCCTCACCGCGTCCGATGTCCGACTGCGCCGGGATCTGGAACGGTTGCGCGGGCAAGGCCACCTGCTCGGCCTTCGCGAGCTGCCCGGAGGTGATCAGGCGATCCACGGCCTGCTCGGCTGCCGGATTCCCGGCCGCGGCGGCACGCAATTGCTGCGCGGCGGCGGTCCAGTCCACCGCGGCCGGCTGCGCGGCGGCGTGCCCGGC
Above is a genomic segment from Nocardia sputorum containing:
- a CDS encoding alpha/beta fold hydrolase; translation: MNAVRHNTVEVQGLPVFYREAGDPSKPTLVLLHGFPTSSAMFRNLLPELAADYHLIAPDHIGFGQSAMPSVLAFDYSFEKLTEVTSELLDVLGVQRFALYIQDYGAPIGLRIASRNPDRVTAIITQSGNAYLEGFTPFWEVLFAHANDRAAHEPEVRKLLELDATKWQYTHGVPADRRTRISPDTWTLDQHYLDRPGNKEIQLQLFADYKLNLDRYPEFQKYFAEHRPPALITWGEHDEIFGADGARAYLRDLPDAELHLLNTGHFALETHGTEIAALIRDFLTRTLG
- a CDS encoding PepSY-associated TM helix domain-containing protein — protein: MSTTETIPDADLSEPSDSPGPRRTTARNSLYALAMRLHFYAGVFVGPFILIAAVTGALYAISPTLESIASRDLLTVTQSGTPKPLSEQVGAAVATRPDLPLVAVAPAAGAEDTTRVLFIDPSLGESERLAVFVNPYTAQPVGDAVVYGSSGALPMRTWIDRLHRDLHLGEPGRLYSELAASWLWIVALAGLVIWVRRVRSRRGRNGWGWLWAADRSQRARGRTLNWHGAVGMWVLPLVLLLSATGVTWSTYAGENITALREQLSWTTPAVSTALPGTAAPSHDSSSDHHGGGHTEHAPADPADRIAQLDRVYATARAEGITQAAEIAVPAAPGTAFAVKERRMPGTYTVDSVAVDGATGAVTDRLAYADWPLMAKLTNWGIQFHMGLMFGLLNQLLLLAAMIGLITVIVRGYLMWWRRRPTRDAGRFVLGRAPRRGALRKTSLWLVVPLVAAALVVGWFVPLVGVSLLVFLAIDALLGLAGRFRAAA
- a CDS encoding acyl-CoA synthetase, with amino-acid sequence MSLSLPALGGTARKAGDLALGVNVMVKRRLFNPLRPDHAARSAFNILKFGPFAGVVMHAAQTRPHAVAIVDERGELTFGQLNEQSNALARGLQSSGVDPGDVVAILARDHRGMVLSLLATGKLGVRGVLMNTGFAKPQFADVAERENVKAVLHDSEFIDLMSAIPAAIPRILTWVDEKDGADPAIPTVDSLISGQSGAALPAPAKPGGIVILTSGTTGTPKGAPRDRVSPFASAQFIDRVPLPNNGTMIMAAPIFHGTGLSQFTLGLALGNRVVFQQRRFNPEQTLANIQKYRADSLVVVPTMLQRILDLDADVLAKYDVSSIKVIFAAGSAIAPDVVTRTLDHFNDSLYNLYGSTECAVMTVATPEDLRKAPTTAGKAPVGIRIVLLDENRKPITEPNVTGTIFVDNGFAFTGYTDGRTKEMVDGMMSSGDVGHFDADGLLYIDGRDDDMIVSGGENVFPLEVENLIAGRDDIFEAAVVGVDDREYGKRLRAFVVPGPECKRDPQEIKDYVKANLARYKVPREVIFLDELPRNATGKLLRKPLIEMEIDAG
- a CDS encoding acyl-CoA synthetase, translated to MNLAHTLEAVKALGVLRSRGVTDPKKPLETLRTMKESRILGPQATLIRHSARVAPDAPGIVDEAGELTYRELDDRSTAVARGLQAAGITEGQVIGLLARDHRGLIIAMAAAGKLGVRVALMNTGFAKPQFAEVCQREKVKAVLHDSEFLGLLDALPTDLPRYLTWVDEGTALPEGAQTLDDLVAANSTEPLPAPSKPGGFIILTSGTTGLPKGAPRTKVTPLSTAQMVDRIPFPRRGTQVIVSPIFHSTGLATWLVGAALSNKVVVRRRFDAEATLALVAEHKADMLVAVPTMLHRMVELDPAIRAKYDTSSLKAIVLAGSALSPELTIKATEAFGPVLYNLYGSTECAVATVANPEDLALAPGTVGRAPITCEVRLYDENDQRVTAINTTGRIFIRSGAPFEGYTDGRHKQIIDGYMSSGDVGHFDENGLLMVDGRDDDMIVSGGENVFPQEVENLLLERPDVFDVAVVGVDDVEFGKRLRAFVVPEPGHSPDGEELKAYVKNNLARYKVPREVVFLDDLPRNATGKLLRRVLVEYEVKA
- a CDS encoding carboxymuconolactone decarboxylase family protein, producing the protein MSDPKDRAPFIDIPGDLPGIRGLFAFKPETGAALSEFAQTLLRGTSPLTPGERETIAAYVSSRNETYFCTQSHAATAAVLVDGGRDVIDAVIEDVESAAIEPKLRALLRIADKVRRSGLEVTAEDVEDARAAGAKDEDIHDAVLVAAAFCMFNRYVDGLATVAPRERATYEQIGGMLATAGYVAAGVPPESAPGAGQSDQ